From one Verrucomicrobiota bacterium genomic stretch:
- a CDS encoding hemolysin family protein → MDDNGLILFLKGMAVFTLILLNGFFVAAEFAFVKLRDTQLEPLILKGHRRASIARRIIHNVEQCLSATQLGITLCGMGLGALVYPVYEALLAPVFLLLEVHSEVTRRTTAIIFGFVISTVLLIVIGELVPKALAIRKTLPTALAVAKPLEWFFKLTYPFIWTLNHLANWFLLQLGIQPVPHGAAHSEEEIRLLVSSAQQQAGATKLGRDIVLNALELRRRVVREVMRPRQEITVLNTEATMEECLEVADKTRFSRFPLCEHGDLDRTIGVIHIKDLYAMRKRVATARGLIPVSKKIIYLPPTARLERLLALFLDRKLHMAVVVDEYGGTIGMITLENILEELVGQIQDEFDQEKPLWVKTDVQTWEIEGTLPLHELADLINEPMSAEGISTVSGWVTQRLGGFPREDNVVPVGRYELRVLEADATRVVRLKVSRISEASATPESGNAS, encoded by the coding sequence ATGGACGATAACGGACTCATCTTATTTTTGAAAGGGATGGCGGTTTTCACGCTCATCCTGCTCAATGGTTTTTTCGTGGCGGCAGAGTTTGCCTTCGTGAAGCTGCGGGATACCCAACTGGAGCCACTGATCCTCAAGGGGCATCGCCGGGCCAGCATCGCGCGCCGCATCATCCACAATGTGGAACAATGCCTGAGCGCCACGCAGTTGGGCATCACGCTGTGCGGGATGGGCCTGGGCGCACTGGTGTACCCGGTGTATGAAGCACTGCTCGCGCCGGTGTTTCTGTTGCTGGAGGTGCATTCCGAAGTGACCCGGCGCACCACCGCCATCATTTTCGGTTTTGTCATCAGCACGGTGTTGTTGATTGTGATTGGCGAATTGGTGCCCAAAGCCCTGGCCATTCGCAAAACCCTGCCCACCGCGCTGGCGGTGGCGAAACCATTGGAATGGTTTTTCAAGCTGACTTACCCCTTCATCTGGACGCTGAATCACCTGGCCAATTGGTTCCTGCTGCAACTCGGCATCCAGCCCGTGCCGCATGGTGCCGCGCACTCGGAAGAGGAAATCCGGCTGCTGGTTTCCTCCGCGCAACAACAAGCCGGCGCCACCAAGTTGGGCCGGGACATCGTGTTGAACGCATTGGAACTGCGGCGGCGCGTGGTGCGGGAAGTCATGCGCCCACGCCAGGAAATCACCGTCCTGAACACCGAAGCCACGATGGAGGAGTGCCTGGAGGTGGCGGATAAGACCCGATTTTCACGTTTCCCACTCTGCGAGCATGGCGACCTGGATCGCACCATCGGTGTCATCCACATCAAAGATTTGTACGCCATGCGCAAACGCGTGGCCACCGCCCGGGGCCTCATCCCGGTCAGCAAAAAAATCATCTATCTGCCACCCACGGCCCGGTTGGAAAGGCTGCTGGCTTTGTTCCTTGACCGAAAGCTGCACATGGCTGTGGTGGTGGATGAATATGGCGGCACCATCGGCATGATCACGCTGGAAAACATTCTCGAAGAGCTGGTTGGTCAAATCCAGGATGAGTTCGATCAGGAAAAACCGCTCTGGGTAAAAACTGACGTTCAAACTTGGGAGATCGAGGGGACGCTGCCACTGCATGAGCTGGCCGATCTCATTAATGAGCCGATGAGCGCCGAGGGAATTTCCACGGTGAGCGGCTGGGTCACCCAACGCCTGGGTGGTTTCCCGAGGGAAGACAACGTGGTGCCGGTGGGGCGCTATGAATTGCGCGTGCTGGAAGCGGATGCCACGCGCGTCGTCCGGCTGAAGGTCAGCCGGATTTCCGAGGCCAGCGCAACGCCGGAATCGGGCAATGCGAGCTGA